GCCCGGAAGGGAGCAGCCCTAAGGTGGACGTTCGGTGCTGCCGGGTAACTGGGGGAAGGGTATGGGGAGAACAGGGAAACTCGATCCATCAACTCCACCTCGGGGGAGCCCACCGTCCCCATTAAAAAAGAAAAAGGGGTGTTTAGATCAGCTGCTTCTTGGAGCCGTTCGGCTGAACCTCGTATATATGTATTATATTGACGGGGCAGGCTTGGGCAGCTTCCATGTTGCAACCGAGATCGTCCAACTCTTTCTTAACGGGGGAAGCTAGCCCATCATCTTCTATGATCCAGTTATCCGGGCAGAGGGATGCGCAGACACCATCGGCTATGCAGCTCTCCCTATCTTGCTCTATCAAGTACTTGGGCATGGTAACACCTCCTCGGCTAGCTAAGCTGTGGGTGGGTTTAATTTAATTTTTTGCAGTGAGAGTGCGAATACAATTCTCACATACTGCAACTATATAGCGCTATTCTGCCTCTCATTTATAAATTTTTTGAACTCTTCGCTTATATTATGCATATTTTCTCTCAGAAAATCGATGAATAATTTCAGCCTCTCAGCGCTCTCCCAACTCACCCCGTGCTCCATCCAGCAGGCCTCCTCCCTAGCTCTCTCATCCTCGATCCCCAGGATCCCCCTGAGGAATTCGTAGAAAATTTCCTCTTTATTTATGATAAGAATTGCAGATTTTTCCCCATTCTCCGTCAGAGTGACCTTGCTGTATCTATTATAGTTAACTAAACCGGCTTTAGAGAGTCTCTTTAAAGCGTCTATCACACTAGGTAATGTGACATCCAGCTCATCGGCGAGTTCCTTAACCCCGACGGCCTTCCCCTTTCTCTGCAATCTATATATCGCGGTTAGGTACTCCTGCAGTCCGGGAGTTATTTTAGCTTGTAGCTCAGCCATTCCAGAAGTTCAGTTGGGCGGATAATTTTAAAGTTACCCCCATAACATTAATCTATGGGAGTCCCGGAGGAACACAGGAGGGGAGCTCCCTCCAAGCTCAGTTATTCAATATTCGTCGTTAGCACGTCGAGATTCAGTGATAAGGACAAGGAGGATCTAACTGGGAAGATCGCTGTGGAAATTGTGGAGGCTTCAGGCAATCTAGTTGTGAGGAAGGAGATAATACCTGATGATGAAGGTCTCATAAGGGCATCTCTTATAAGGGCGGCTGAGGACTCAGATGTGATAATATTCTGCGGGGGAACCGGTGTCAGCCCCTCGGATGTAACACCGGAAGCAGTAAGACCGCTACTTAAGAAGGAGCTCCCCGGATTCGGGGAGATATTCAGGTGGCTAAGTTACTCCCAAATAGGTAGCTCAGCTATAGCTAGCAGAGCTTCGGCTGGATTTTACCTAAAATCTCTCGTTTTCATGCTCCCAGGATCGCCGGATGCAGTTAAGCTAGCCCTCGAGAGGCTGATAATACCGGAGGCCCCTCACTTGATCAAGCTCGCTAGGGGCTGATGGGGAGGCCTATGTCGTCACTGGCCTCAATGCCGTCCAGCTCATTCAACTTACTCCTGAACTCCCTCAAGATCCTTAGGAATTCCTCGACAGCCCCCTTCCTCATAGAGGATCTTCTGATCAAGAAATCATAATTTTCCTCGGCGATTGGAATGAAATCCAAGTTGTAAAGCCTGGCTACGGTCTTTATTCCGATTCCCACATCAGCAATCCCATTCTTAATTGCTATGGCAACTGCATTATGAGATTTAGCCTCATTCCAGTATCCTCTGATGTTCTTAATGGCCTCGGAGATATCTATACCCATTCTCTCGGCCTCCTCTTTGAGCAGATAATCTAACAGTATCCTAGTGCCCGAGCCCTTATTCCTGTTCATCATAACAATATCTCTCCTCTCCAAGATATCCCTAATTCCCTTTATCCCCTTGGGGTTCCCTCTAGCCACTATGAGGCCCTGGATCCTCCTGTACCCCCTTATCAATATGGCTTTATCCTCTATCGAGAACTTCCTCATGAAGGGCAGATTATACTCCATGGTCTCCGGGTCGAAGGCGTGCACACCAGCTAAATCAGCTTCTCCCCTAGCTATGGCCTTGAACCCTCCGGAGGATCCGACGAATACGGATTTAATGAGGTACCCCCTCCTCCTCATCTCAGACATTATCAACTCTAATCCGATGCAATGGCTACCTATCATGGAGATATCAGCGATCCTATCCGTGAAGAGCTTGACCCTAACGACTTCTCCCTCCTCTATGATCTCCTCAAGCTCCTCCATTTCCACGTAGCCATCTGCCCTTGAGAGCGTTGAAATGGCCTCCGATCCGGTTGGAACGGGGAAAACTAGGTATTCCTCGTCCTTAACTACATGGACGGGAAGGAGATCCCTCCTCCCCCTCTCCCCGATTATCCTCTCCGCGGCCCTTCCAATTACCTCCTTTCCAGTCTCCAGAGGCTTGCCGCTCCACTTCCTTATGAGGGGAGAGACTATCTCCCTATAAACCGTGAGGCAGCTCGTGGGATATCCTGGAAGACCTATCACAAGCTTCCCTCTCGCCTCAGCTATTACAGTCGGCTTCCCCGGATGCATAGCTATGCCGTGGACGATGACGCCTGGGGGGCCCAGTTCCTCAAGCACTCTATACATAACATCGCCAGCCCCAACACTAGTGCTTCCTGAGATCAGGATGATATCGAATTTCTCGATCTCCCTCTTCAGGGAATCCCTTATAGCCTCATAATCATCTGGGAGTATGCCTAGGAATTTGGGCTCCCCACCGTCCTCGAGCACGGAAGCCATGAGGGATGATGAGTTCACATCGTATATCTTCCCATATTCTAAAGGTTCCCCTGGCTGAGCTAGTTCATCCCCTGTCGAGAATATCCCTACCCTAGGTTTCGAGAGCACTTCCACCTCCCTTATGCCCACCGCAGCGAGAATTCCTATCTCCCTCGCTGAGAGCCTCGTCCCCCTATATGCTACGGTCTCACCTACTCTCACATCAGATCCGGCACCTTGCACATTCTCTCCAGGAGCTACGGCTCTCATCACGAGGATACTATCACCTTTCCTTACGGTGAACTCTTCCTTAACGACGGAATTGGCCCCTCTAGGCATGGGAGCGCCAGTAGCTACCTCGACTGCCTCTCTCTCCCCTACTTCCCCCGGAAAGGGATGCCCGGCTGAGGCCACTCCTATTACCTTGAGCTCCACGGGGTTATCCTCATCCGCCCAGAAGGTATCCTCGGCCCTCACAGCGTAACCATCTAGCATCACCCTATCGAATCCCGGTACATCGACTCCCGATACGATATCCTCAGCTAGGATCCTACCGAAAGCATCCCAAATGGAGATTTTTTCTCTCCTTTCAGCCCTCTCATATCTCATAATAAGGTCCTTAACTTCCTCTAAACTCTTAAGATTTCTGAAAACCTTCCTCAAGATCCAACCACCTCCTGTAAACTATTACATCGACTTCATCACCCCTCTCATATCCCTCGACTTCCTCGGGGACTATGAGGAAGCCATCCGATCTCACGAGGGAGCTTATTATACCAGCTCCGCCTATCCTCACGGGGGTGGCGATGTAGGAATCTCCCTCCTTTGTAAGCTTCACCCTAACGTAGTGCCTCACTCCAGGGGAAGAGGGAACCCTCTGGGAGAGCTTGGCCCTCACTCTAGTCTTAACCTCTACTCCCCTGATCCCCAGGAGCCTCTCTATTATCGGCAGCAATATCTCGCTAGCTGCTACCATCGCAGATACAGGGTAGCCAGGTATCCCAACTAGGAGCCTCCCTCCCAGTACAGCTAGCATAGTCGGTTTCCCCGGCATTATGCTGAGGCCGCGTACTAAGATCTCACCGCCCATCGATTTTATTACATCGTAGAGGTAATCCTTACTCCCGACGCTGCTCCCAGCTATGGTTACGATGATATCACAATCATCGCAAGCTTCTATCAGGCCCTTAATGGAACTGGGCTCATCCTTCGCTATACCCAAGTACCTAGTCTCAGCCAGCTCCCCTATGATGGCTCTAATCCCGAACAAATTGGAGTTCACGATTTTACCCCTCTTGAGCTCAGATCCAAGTTCTACGAGCTCATCCCCGCTCGCTATAATGCATACTCTCGGTTTCCTCACAACTCGGACTTGCGTTATATTCAAGGAAGCTATCGCGAGTATCTCGAATGGGCCTAGAAACGTCCCCTTCCTGAGGATCGTCTCTCCCTTCCTTATATCGCTTCCAGCCCTATCTACGTTAGCTCCCGGAGCTACTTGCTTCAATATCTCAACGTGCTCACCTAACCTCCTCGAATATTCGAGCGGGACGACGGAATCGGCACCTTTCGGAAGGGGGGCGCCAGTAGCTACTTCAACAGCCTCCATGCCCCTTATCTCAAATTCGCGTTCCTCCCCGGGCGAGGAGGACCCTATCACCCTCAAGACTATGGGGTTATCCGAGGAGGCTCCGAAGGTGCTCTCAGATCTAACGGCGTATCCATCGAAAGCGACCCTATCGTAAGGTGGGAAGTCGCTAGGAGAGATTATGTCCTCAGCTAAAACTCTTCCCAAGGCTCTCTCAGTGCTCACGATCTCGCTGGGAAGATTGCTTATATGCTGAGATATCTTCGAGAGGGCCTCATCAACCCTACTGAGCTTGTCGAACAGCTTGCTCATCTGGATTAGCTGGACGTCCCGATTAAAATAGTTGCGTCTACAGTAAATTTTTTTAAATGCACGACAGCTAAGCTCTCCCAACATGCGCATGATACTCATGGGGCTGGGTGTGGTCGGTAGGTCCTTCCTACGCATGTTGATTGAGAAGTCCCCGGAGCTGAGGTTGAAGTATGGCTTGAACCCGACTCTAGTGGCTGTGGCGGATTCCACCTCAGCCGTTCAGGATGAGAGGGGGCTCGATCCGAAGGAGATACTGGATATGAAGGTCAAGAAGGGTTCCCTCTCTGGTCATGCCTGTGAGGTGGGGATGAGGGGGGTGGAGCTGATAAGGGGAGTGGAGGCTGAAGTGCTAATAGATGTCACTCCATCGAATTTCAAAACGGGAGAGCCATCCCTCTCTTATATAAAAGCAGCCCTAAACACTGGAAAACATGTGATAACGGCTAGTAAGGGTCCATTTGCTTTAGAAATGCCTGCTTTAATTGAGATGTTTCAGGAGAGTGGCCTCCGCCTCCTATTCAGCGGTACCGTTGGAGGGGGCGTGCCCTTCGTCAGGTTCGTCAGGAAATGCCTGATAGGCGAGAGAGTGCTTGCGATCAAGGGAGTCCTCAATGGGACTACTAATTACATATTGACGAGGATGGAATCGGGACTTCCCTTCGAGAGCGCCCTTAGAGAAGCTCAAGAACTGGGTTATGCTGAAGCCGATCCATCAAATGATATAGACGGTCTCGACTCAGCGGCTAAGCTCGTTATACTATCTAACCTCGCGATGGAGACGGATCTGACCATAAGGGAGGTGGAGATAACGGGGATAAGGGGATTAGAGTTAGATAAGAAGATATTGGAGGAGGGAAAGACCGTAAGATTGATAGCAAGCTCAGATGAATCTGGGGCGAGAGTGAAGCCTGAGATAGTAGAGAGGATCGATCCTCTAGCAGTATCGGGGGCTTTGAACGCGGTCTCATTCTTCGCTGAATCCTCCGGGAGGCACACCCTGATAGGGAAGGGAGCGGGGGGTGATGAGACAGCTATGGCCCTGATCAGGGACTTAGTAGAGCTCAGGATGGACTTGAGCGAGGTGGGAGCTTGCTTGTGATGAAATTCGGAGGTTCAATATTAGAGGGATCGAGGGACTTCATGGAGATTTCAGATTACATCATGGGGCAAAGTGAGAGGAAGGTTGTAGTTATCTCAGCGATAAAGGGAGTAACTGATTCCCTACTCAAGCTCCACAACTTAGCCGCATCTGGCGATGAAGTTAACACAAACAAAGTCCTATCTGATCTAGAGGAGATGCATCTGAGGGTCTGCGAGGAATTGGGGATCAGATGCGATGATGTGAGGAAGGATCTGGATAAACTGGAGAGGATAGTGAGGGGTATGCTCTACTTGGGGGAATCGACCCCCAGGATAAGGGATCTGATCGCATCGTTCGGCGAGAATCTCAGTGGTAAGATTCTAGCTGGACTCTTAAGGGAAAAAGGGGTTAATTCAAGGTTCCTCACAGGTGGGGAGGCTGGTATAGTCACTGATGAATGTTACGGAAATGCCAACCCCCTTATCAAGGCCACTAGGATATACTTAAGGGCGAGGCTCCTGCCCCTCCTCGAAGATACCGTTCCAGTGGTTGCGGGTTTCTCGGGCGTCACTATGCTAGGCAAGGTCACGACGCTAGGCAGAGGGGGAAGCGATCTGACGGCCGTACTTGTAGGCTCCTCGCTCTCCGCTCGTGAGGTCTGCCTTTGGACGGATGTGGACGGTCTCATGACGGCAGATCCCAAGGTAGTCAGGGACGCTAGAGTTCTGAAGAATGTCTCCTATCCCGAAGCCATAGAGATGGCTCATTTTGGAGCAAAAAGAATGAATCCAAGATTTTTGGAGCCGGCAATGCCTACTAAGACTCCAATAAGGATAAGGAACTTCAGAAATAGGGAATGTGAGGGGACCCTCATATCGGAGAGACCATCTGGAAGCGTGGTCAGAGCCATCGGGATGAAGAAAGGGGTATCCATATTGACCGTCAGGGGGGCTCGCATGGTTGGGAGGCCTGGGATAGCTCATATGCTCTTCAGAGTCCTGGGAGAGAGCCATATAAACGTTGGGATGATATCCCAATCGATATCCGAGTCGGATATATCCGTATTACTCGATAGTAGGGCAGCTGAGAGAGCTAGGGGTCTAGTGGAAGCGAGGCTCGGGACTCTCTTCAGGGAGGTATTGATAGAGAGGGATTGCGCAGCTGTAGCGGCGATAGGCTCGGGTATGAGGGGGATCCCGGGCGTGGCCGCTAGGGTCTTCAGAGCCGTAGCTGAGAGGGGTATAAACGTTAAGATGATAGCTCAGGGCTCATCCGAGCTGAGCATATCTTTTGTGGTGAATGGGAGTGATGGAGAGGAAGCTGTGAGAGCTCTACATGAGGAGTTCGAGCTCAGCAAGATCGAGGATTAAGCTTAAATTTTCCATATTGATATTGAGGCGCCCCGGTAGCTCAGTCGGCAGAGCGGCCGCCTTGTAAGCGGCAGGCCGGGGGTTCGAGACCCCCCCGGGGCTTTTTCCATACTCAACTCATGCCCTCGGGAAGGCCTCTAAGTTCGTTTAAAAAAGTTTTAAAGCTTAAGATAATTTCCAGGTGCTAGATTCGAAGATAACTCCTCAACGCCAGCCACTAGGCCGAATTCCCTATTCAGTCCGTTCACCTCGACCTTATTTATGAAAACAGCCCCTCCAGCTTCCTTAACGAGCAACAGGCCAGCTGCTATATCTACTATCCTGAGATCCTCCTTCAAATCGATGAGGAGGTCTATCTTCCCCTCAGATATTAGGGCGAGCCCCAGGGCTATCGAGCCATAGTCCCTTCTAGCTATTTGCCTGGAGTTGAGATGGACTAAGGGATCCGGCTCCTGACAAGGGGCATATATCACTGGAGTTCCCCTGAAACTCCTCACCTTTATCCTACAACCGTTCTTATATGCCCCCTTCCCTCTCTCAGCATAGTAGAGATCGCCCGAGAATATATTGAGTATAACGGAAGCGGAGAGGTCCTTGATGGAGTTGGAGAGGGAATAAGCTATTGAGATGCATGAGAAGGGTATCCCTCTATCTGCATTGGAGCTACCATCGATGGGATCTATCAGGATGAGCCCAACATCCTCTCCCTTTATGAAACCGTTCTCCTCGCTCAGGATGCTCGGCCTCCTCGATGCTGATGCCCACCTCTCCACCTCGAGCTTTGCAGCTTCATCCACAGCTCTTACGAGATCCCCTCCCTCACTCGCATAATCTAACTCCTCATCGGAGCCCAAGTACTCAGTCACGCGATCCTTTATTCTCAGAGAAAGATCTATGAGATCTTCAAGGATCATCTAAGACTCTCACCCCAATCCCTTGGCTTTTAAATCGAACCTCAGCCAATTCTCATAAGAGTCCTTCTCGACCTCCTTCAACCTACTCAGGACGAATTCCCTTATCTCAGAGCTCTCCACGTATTCCCTGCCCCTGAATTTGCTTTCACATTCTTCAGCTATTTTATCGGCTAACTCAACAGAGGATCCAGCCTTTATCAACGCAGAAACTATCTTCATCTTGGAGAAGTCCTCCTCCTTCCCGTTCCTCTTCCTCACCTTGGTCAAGGTATCACCCGGCCCCACGTACCGGAGGATACGAAAAACTTTTCTGCTCCTCATGCATACTGCCCAGATGGAAGTAGCTGTTAGGGTCATGAGAGTGCTGGGAGAGAGGTTCGTGGAGCCAGAGGATCCACTGCCCGAGAACCTTCAGATAGCGGTTAATATGAAT
The sequence above is drawn from the Candidatus Korarchaeum cryptofilum OPF8 genome and encodes:
- a CDS encoding ferredoxin — translated: MPKYLIEQDRESCIADGVCASLCPDNWIIEDDGLASPVKKELDDLGCNMEAAQACPVNIIHIYEVQPNGSKKQLI
- a CDS encoding metal-dependent transcriptional regulator produces the protein MAELQAKITPGLQEYLTAIYRLQRKGKAVGVKELADELDVTLPSVIDALKRLSKAGLVNYNRYSKVTLTENGEKSAILIINKEEIFYEFLRGILGIEDERAREEACWMEHGVSWESAERLKLFIDFLRENMHNISEEFKKFINERQNSAI
- a CDS encoding MogA/MoaB family molybdenum cofactor biosynthesis protein, which gives rise to MGVPEEHRRGAPSKLSYSIFVVSTSRFSDKDKEDLTGKIAVEIVEASGNLVVRKEIIPDDEGLIRASLIRAAEDSDVIIFCGGTGVSPSDVTPEAVRPLLKKELPGFGEIFRWLSYSQIGSSAIASRASAGFYLKSLVFMLPGSPDAVKLALERLIIPEAPHLIKLARG
- a CDS encoding molybdopterin biosynthesis protein, with amino-acid sequence MRKVFRNLKSLEEVKDLIMRYERAERREKISIWDAFGRILAEDIVSGVDVPGFDRVMLDGYAVRAEDTFWADEDNPVELKVIGVASAGHPFPGEVGEREAVEVATGAPMPRGANSVVKEEFTVRKGDSILVMRAVAPGENVQGAGSDVRVGETVAYRGTRLSAREIGILAAVGIREVEVLSKPRVGIFSTGDELAQPGEPLEYGKIYDVNSSSLMASVLEDGGEPKFLGILPDDYEAIRDSLKREIEKFDIILISGSTSVGAGDVMYRVLEELGPPGVIVHGIAMHPGKPTVIAEARGKLVIGLPGYPTSCLTVYREIVSPLIRKWSGKPLETGKEVIGRAAERIIGERGRRDLLPVHVVKDEEYLVFPVPTGSEAISTLSRADGYVEMEELEEIIEEGEVVRVKLFTDRIADISMIGSHCIGLELIMSEMRRRGYLIKSVFVGSSGGFKAIARGEADLAGVHAFDPETMEYNLPFMRKFSIEDKAILIRGYRRIQGLIVARGNPKGIKGIRDILERRDIVMMNRNKGSGTRILLDYLLKEEAERMGIDISEAIKNIRGYWNEAKSHNAVAIAIKNGIADVGIGIKTVARLYNLDFIPIAEENYDFLIRRSSMRKGAVEEFLRILREFRSKLNELDGIEASDDIGLPISP
- a CDS encoding molybdopterin molybdotransferase MoeA yields the protein MSKLFDKLSRVDEALSKISQHISNLPSEIVSTERALGRVLAEDIISPSDFPPYDRVAFDGYAVRSESTFGASSDNPIVLRVIGSSSPGEEREFEIRGMEAVEVATGAPLPKGADSVVPLEYSRRLGEHVEILKQVAPGANVDRAGSDIRKGETILRKGTFLGPFEILAIASLNITQVRVVRKPRVCIIASGDELVELGSELKRGKIVNSNLFGIRAIIGELAETRYLGIAKDEPSSIKGLIEACDDCDIIVTIAGSSVGSKDYLYDVIKSMGGEILVRGLSIMPGKPTMLAVLGGRLLVGIPGYPVSAMVAASEILLPIIERLLGIRGVEVKTRVRAKLSQRVPSSPGVRHYVRVKLTKEGDSYIATPVRIGGAGIISSLVRSDGFLIVPEEVEGYERGDEVDVIVYRRWLDLEEGFQKS
- a CDS encoding homoserine dehydrogenase: MILMGLGVVGRSFLRMLIEKSPELRLKYGLNPTLVAVADSTSAVQDERGLDPKEILDMKVKKGSLSGHACEVGMRGVELIRGVEAEVLIDVTPSNFKTGEPSLSYIKAALNTGKHVITASKGPFALEMPALIEMFQESGLRLLFSGTVGGGVPFVRFVRKCLIGERVLAIKGVLNGTTNYILTRMESGLPFESALREAQELGYAEADPSNDIDGLDSAAKLVILSNLAMETDLTIREVEITGIRGLELDKKILEEGKTVRLIASSDESGARVKPEIVERIDPLAVSGALNAVSFFAESSGRHTLIGKGAGGDETAMALIRDLVELRMDLSEVGACL
- a CDS encoding aspartate kinase, producing MKFGGSILEGSRDFMEISDYIMGQSERKVVVISAIKGVTDSLLKLHNLAASGDEVNTNKVLSDLEEMHLRVCEELGIRCDDVRKDLDKLERIVRGMLYLGESTPRIRDLIASFGENLSGKILAGLLREKGVNSRFLTGGEAGIVTDECYGNANPLIKATRIYLRARLLPLLEDTVPVVAGFSGVTMLGKVTTLGRGGSDLTAVLVGSSLSAREVCLWTDVDGLMTADPKVVRDARVLKNVSYPEAIEMAHFGAKRMNPRFLEPAMPTKTPIRIRNFRNRECEGTLISERPSGSVVRAIGMKKGVSILTVRGARMVGRPGIAHMLFRVLGESHINVGMISQSISESDISVLLDSRAAERARGLVEARLGTLFREVLIERDCAAVAAIGSGMRGIPGVAARVFRAVAERGINVKMIAQGSSELSISFVVNGSDGEEAVRALHEEFELSKIED
- a CDS encoding inositol monophosphatase family protein, which gives rise to MILEDLIDLSLRIKDRVTEYLGSDEELDYASEGGDLVRAVDEAAKLEVERWASASRRPSILSEENGFIKGEDVGLILIDPIDGSSNADRGIPFSCISIAYSLSNSIKDLSASVILNIFSGDLYYAERGKGAYKNGCRIKVRSFRGTPVIYAPCQEPDPLVHLNSRQIARRDYGSIALGLALISEGKIDLLIDLKEDLRIVDIAAGLLLVKEAGGAVFINKVEVNGLNREFGLVAGVEELSSNLAPGNYLKL
- a CDS encoding ATP cone domain-containing protein; the encoded protein is MRKRNGKEEDFSKMKIVSALIKAGSSVELADKIAEECESKFRGREYVESSEIREFVLSRLKEVEKDSYENWLRFDLKAKGLG